ACATCGACTCGATCTCGATGATGACGATCGTCGTCAACGCCGAGGAGAAGTTCGGCGTCACCATCCCCGACGACGAGGTCAAGAACCTCAAGACCGTCGGCGACGCCGTCTCCTTCATCGTCGCAGGCCAGGAGTAATCCACGCAGGATGCCACCCCCGCATCCGCGGGGTGTGGCATCCTCCGCCTTGCCCTCTCCCTGCTCGACCCGCCCGTTAAGGAACCACTCATGACCAAGCGCATCGTCGTCACCGGCATCGGCGCCACGTCCGCCATCGGCGGGACAGCACCCGAGAACTGGACCAACCTGCTCGCAGGGCAGTCCGGAACCCGCACCCTCGAGCACGACTGGGTGCAGCAGTACGAGCTTCCCGTCACCTTCGCCGCCGAGGCGATCGTGCGGCCGGAGGAGGTCCTGCCCCGCCACGAGGCGAAGCGGCTCGACCCCTCATCGCAGTTCGCCCTCATCGCGGCCCGTGAGGCCTGGGCGGATGCGGGTGAGCCCGAGGTCGCCCCCGAGCGACTCGGCGTCGATTTCGCCACCGGCATCGGCGGCCTCTGGACGCTCCTCGACGCCTGGGACACCCTGCGCGAGAAGGGTCCGCGTCGGGTGATGCCCCTGA
The sequence above is a segment of the Microbacterium sp. Root553 genome. Coding sequences within it:
- a CDS encoding acyl carrier protein, translating into MAFTNDEVLAGLAELITDETGINASEVALEKSFTDDLDIDSISMMTIVVNAEEKFGVTIPDDEVKNLKTVGDAVSFIVAGQE